CCACCATATCGAGTACTCTTGCCCACAGCCTCAGGCGAGAAGCAGTCGAACCCGTATGGGGCATAACGAGGTCGCGTAGTTGATCGCGCGGGATGAAAGGTTGAGGGTTAGTCACGGGGTCAGTGTAATGTAATTGTTCCTGATCTTGCAAGCGTTTCAAGGCGACTTGTACCAGTTCCTCGGCACGGTATTTTTCTTGCTTCCTGCGGTTTACTTCAGAGCGAATATAGGCAATCGCTAGGAGGACGGCAGCAGTAGCTATGGAGTAGGATTAAATTGCGCCGCTTTCATTTTATGAttgaaagagggaaaaaaagggggaggggggacTTACAACCGAGCTGGCTCTTCCATCTGTGTAGCAGATCTGTCGCTTCGAGTTTTGCCCGACAGGCTAGGGTGAGCTCTGTCCTAGCGGCAGCATAGCTGGTCTTGTCATTCCTACGTCACACGCTGTCAAAATGCTTCCCTGAAACAGTGCGTAAGACGACTCACTCAACATCGATGAATACAACCAGATCCTCATGCTCTACCAGGTCTTTGATGGCCGCAGAGAATAGCTCGTCAAACGCCTCGCGCGCCAACTTGGAGTTTTTCTGTCCGCTAAACCTTTCTCTCagttcctcctcatccacacCATATCTTTCCACTTCGCCTTGATCGAGACTCAAACTTTGACAGATGATATCGCCCCTATGCTGAGCAAGACTCTTCTCCACGGCTTTTGCAAGCGCCCCGATCAGGCGTTTTTTCGCAGTATCAGGCCTGCAGGCAGGCGGGAAAGGGCGAGGACCAATGCCAGGAAAGCCGTTTGCTAAAGGCGAGAGAAAGGACATGGGGTGTGTCACAAGTTTGTATTCTGGAGCACATGAGACGATTTCACCATGTGAGCATTGAGCGTGAGCAGGGCACGCTGTGCAGCCTGTAGGAACGGGCAAGAAAGGAATAAGCGGTAAGTTTGTAGTGTCGCACACGATTTTCGTGGCTGCGTCCTTATCTACCATGTCGAGTTTGGCTTTATCTAGCAGACACGCTTCGGCTTCTGAGCGAGATGcttgacgatgaagagctATCTCATTGGTATTCAAGCCAGTGTCGCAGAAGCCTATAGATGAAGATTGCTTCTGGAAGTTGGATATGAaggtgaggaggagaaggaaaagcaCGGAGAGCGGCAGAGTTGCTCGAGGAGCAGGGACAGTTTGATTGATTTGGTCATTGACGCGTTTAGCAAGAGACTTTGGACCGTGGAAGGAGCTGATGGAAGAGTGTATGGTGACTTCAGTCTCGTCTCTTCCATCACGAGTATGGCTGGCCGAGATCCGGTTGAGTTTCTCCTGAACTTCTTGGTTATACGCCACCGCAGCGTCTAAATCTGAGCCAGAGTGCATGGCACGTTTGACGTCGGAAAGAGGGGTGCGGATGTTGTCCCTGCTAGGACCTACTCGGCGAAGAATCCCAGGCGGCGTCGTGACATAAGCTGGGACTGGTTCGGATGATCGAGGTTTTGTGGTCTTTAATTTGTTGGATGATCCGAGACCGATGGAGGACTGCAGAATTTTAGTTTCTGTCCCTTTTAAGGGTGggtcgaggaagaagaaaacacAAAAAACGCACCTTTCTACGGCGCCTTTCACGTTCGGCGGCCTCCTCACTCCCACTCTGAAAGGGATTGAAGTCTGAAAAGCTAGACTGTTCCCCATCAGACCTCCTTGACGCTCTGGCTTTGCTGATTTGCcacatctcatcttccttttcactTTCTTTCTGAACGTGATCCATACTCTTGGCCGTTGACTCACTTTTCCTGGTACTGTGAGGTTGGGAAGTAGTACGAGCCGCATTAGGAGTGCGAAATTTCTCTGTTCCtaaagatgacgatggggCTTCAGTCGCAAAGGCGGATGGGCCTGGGGTCCCAGAGGCACGGCCACCGGTTGTTCGGCGGGACTAGAACACCATTAAGTAAATGACAAAATTTAAATGGTAAGGACATACGGAAGTCGGCAGTTCAATTGTGGGTCCAACTTTGAGCTCTGCTTCTGTTTCCCGATCAGCATTTTCGACCTGAATAATCGGTTGTTTCCCCATCCTCGATTTTCTCTTCGCCGGAGActgctcaagctcaactACAACATTTTTTGCTTTAGGGCGCATCTTCTTGATTGGAGGCTCAGGACGGTCAGGCTCCACTTCGATAACCATTCCAGGTTCCGCTTCATCTGCCTGCGCCGACACCGGCTCCGCGGCGACTCGTCGCGATTTGCGGGGTCGTTTGATTGGAACCGCAGGCGTCTCGTCACCGTTGTCTGAGACAGATATAATGCCTTTATTTGACGGCTGCACGTTTGCCGCAGCTGAACGAAGATCCTACATAGTTTAAAAAGATCAGCAGACACCGGGTGAGGTGGCTAAGAGATAGTCAACGTACGGGTGCCTGGCTGGTGATATGGGTAATGAATTCTTGAACGAGTTCGGCCTTGGTGAAGCGGGAAGGGTAGCCCTTGCCATGGGCGAGTAAGACAGATCTGCAGGTGATGAACAGTTAGGGTGGAGTGTGATGAGCATACAGGAGACGGGACTCGCCGAAGCTGCGGCACCTGCGGGACGATGGGTCAGCGGGTCTACTAACTGGGGGAGGGACTCACTCTGAGGGTGCTCGGGTCGAATCCCTCTGCAAGATAGACCTCTGGAGGAGGGGCTGCCATGGTTGTCGCTGGGTGGACAGTGGTGCCGTACGGTGCgtgtttgttgttgttgttgttgtggtGCCGCCGGTGTTGTGGTGCGAGACGGGAGCGGGCAGGACCGCACATCCATATTCACCCATTATTACAAGTATCTGttttttgcttttctcCACAAACAAGATAATCCGAGATATTCATGTCACTCCTCCAAAAAAATTGGTTCCGCCACTGCCCCCGGTGGTCACCGCCCGCGGTCCGTGCCCGCATCCAACAGGCCAATACTCTGTCGCGGTCCTTGCTCAGGTCGCGCGTCCTCCCGtcctccatccttcctcctctcccacaAAACACACGCAATCCTGCGCTAACCATTTGCCACCCTTCCATCCACCGCCACACACACAATGACTTCTCTAGTATCCTCACCTCCCGAAGGGATCGCGGCCGCTTCTTATGTCGGTTTCGATTGTGCGTGTCCCCTCGTTCCAGTGGCTCGCAGAACACCCAGGCTGACACTGTGCGCAACGCTTGGACAAACACCATCTGTTAGCTATCACTCGGCAGATCGAACATAAACTCCTGAAGCGTGGCTTCCAGTTCAATGTGATGGTAGTCGGTGggttctgctgctgcctgTCGTGTTTGGTGTAACACTGCGGCGACTGACGCAGACCGATGGCGCATGTAGGGCAAACTGGCCTCGGAAAGTCCACCCTCATCAACACACTTTTTGCCTCTCACCTCATCGAGTCCAAAGGAAGGTTTGAACCAGACATTGTGCCCCGTCAGACGACAGAAATCGCTGCTCAGTCCCACGGTACGTTTTTGTACACTCTGTTAGTCTTTCTGCGTGATTGTAGCTCATGTCATGGCCTGTTGTTAGTGATCGTGGAGAATGGGGTGCGACTGAAGTTGAACATCATAGACACTCCCGGATATGGGGACAATGTTAACAACGAAGGCTGCTGGGATCCAATCATCAAATATGTGCGTTCCCCCTCCTAGTTGATAACTGATTGACCTGTCAACTAATTTTCGTCAAAACAAAATAGATAAAAGACCAGCACTCCGCTTATTTGCGTAAAGAACTCACAGCCATGCGAGACCGCTTCATTCCTGATACTCGTATCCACTGCtgtcttttcttcatcaacccCACGGGCCACACTTTGAAACCTGTAAGCCAAGCACGATTTAAAATACTGAAAAAGTCTGGGACTGACATAAAATAAGATTGACATTGTGGTCCTCAAAAAACTTACCGAAGTAGTCAATGTAGTGCCAGTCATTGCAAAATCCGACTCCCTGACTCTGGAGGAACGAACCCTTTTCAAACAGCGGGTATGTCAAGCTTGTTCCTCTCAACCGGTGGACAACTACTAACGCCGTATTAGATCTTGGCCGAAATGCATCACAATCAAATCAGAATGTTTCCCTTTGACTCTGACGAActcgacgaggaggagctTCAACTCAACGAGCGTGTTAGGGTAAAGTGGTTTCTGTAACTAGCATTGATATAACTAATATGATACTCTTTTAGGAAATGCTTCCATTCGCCGTCGTTGGCTCTGAACGAAGTGTCATCATTGATGGCAAACCCGTGCgtggaaggaagaacagGTGGGGGGTTATCAACgtcgaggatgaaagaCATTGCGAGTTTGTTTACTTGCGAAACTTCCTTACGAGGTAAGTCATTTTCGCCAGGATTGTTGATTCGCGACAGAACTGATATTATATTGCAGAACTCACCTGCAAGATCTCATTGAAACCACTGCACAGGTGCACTATGAAACTTTCCGGTCGAAACAGCTCCTTGCTCTCAAAGAGTCTTCCGCCAAAGCCCAACAAGCATCTGCATCGACGGCATAATAGTCGTCGGCTTTCTGGCCCTACCACTCTTTTGTCTTATTAACGTGCCTAATGACCACTTATGTGCTATATCGTCCTATGAATGAATATTCTTTCTGATGTGCGACAAAGATAACGATGAACTGCATGCGTTTTCAGGGTCGACTAAGGCCTCATTAAACCATTCTTGCGTTGCTTCAGAACAATGTGTGTTATAGTTAGAATGGTAAGCATTGAGtcatcttccatcgccCATTAATTTCAACTCCGGATTATAGGGCGTAAGATATCCAAACGTTTTCATTCGCAATCTACAAAGGTTGCGCATGGGTATTGGTATAGTACAAACGGGTAAATTAAGCTGAGACTAAAGATGCCTGAAAAATTATACGAGATAAGAAGTCTCTGATAATAATGTCCGCGATTATAAGTAAGGGATACAGATTTTTGCCGCATCATTTATTCGTCGATATAAATTTTACAGCTGGAGAGTGACAGACTTGGTGCACTCGCCGTTTCGAAGGGTCCATCCGCGCTTGCAAGCAAAGGCTTCACATCGACTACCGGAACAGGTGACGGAGCCTCGGAGTACACCGGGGAGTGCAGTACAGCTAATTTCGTTATTAGATGCTGTCATGAAACAAGCAGGAGAAAACTAAACGTACTCAACACCGGTAGATTCAGAGGCGTTGCCGCTGGCGCTGTACTCGCCGTAAGTGCATCCGCCACATGATTCGATATCGGAAGTAGGGTCAACACACTAAAGGTAGGTGATGCTCAGTCAATTGTCCAACAAGTCATGCCGTCGAAAAAAGGACTTACCTCCCAGGAGTTGGTTACGCCATCGACGTTACAGGCGCTCATGCCAGTAGGGCAGTCCCATTGCCTCTCCCTGATCATCTCGGACCTCTTCTGGGCTTGAATCCTTTCGATGGCACGCTTCCTTCGGGGAAGAGAACTAGCAGCCGCCGCGGCAGGGTGACTGTAAGCGTAGAAAGAACCGAGACCGCAGTAGGAAGGAGAGCCAGAAACAACAGTTTCGTCACCGCAAGAGCATCCGTATCGAGGAGAGAGGGTGTTACCACCCAAGAGGTAAGGAGTGAAGTAAGCGTCCGAAGTGCCGGCGCAGAGCTCAAAGCAAgctcgaggagaagagacagTGGTACCGAGGACGCCGGTGACAGTGTTGATCACACCCGACACAAGACCAGAGGGAGCGTAGCAGTTTTCGTAAGAGAAAGTGGATGAAGTAGCATAACTCTGTTTTCACAGATGAGTCACTGAATAAAAGCAGGAGTGATGCAGCACAGACTTACGGCAGCCTGGACGATGGCGACGCATGCGGTAGAGGAGCCAGTTGGTACGACATAGTTGGCGGCACTGATGTAATTGGCCTCGGAAACACAATAGCAGTTGTTGCCGAGGACGATTGCACCAACCCAGAAGGCATAAGGGTAGTTGCTGTTACCGCAGGAAGACTTAATGAAACAGCAGATCAGTTGCCTATTCTACCCGAGGAAATTGAAACAGATGCTTACGACACAAGTGGCACTGTCGCTCTGTCTACTGCTTACGCTTGCAGCACCGTTGGCAGCAGTAGTAAGGACACAACCAAGGTAAGGAGTGTCGGCGAAAATAACTGGAAGGGAGAACAGGGTGCCAAAAAGCAAAGTCGCAATAGTGGACGAGAACATGGCGGGTATTGTTTgcgttgttgttgtcgtGAAAGTAGGTGAGTCGATGAAAAGAACGAATGTAGAGGTTGGTAAAAGCTCAACTACTGATACTATCTacgaagagagaggaaaaaaCTAAGAACCTACGAACTGTGGAATGAGAAGCAAATACtgatgtggatgaagaagagaaggaaaaggcaaCCCACCCCCCCTTCTTATATCTTCTGAGACAAAGGCGTCCTCGATCCAAGACACCCGATCTTGACTCCTTCTCAAGCGATTATCCTGCTAAAAGTACATTTGTGTGTCAAATGgaaccttccttcttgaatCCCTGATCAAGCGACATGCTTGGAGAGGTAATCGATGGAACCTAGTTGTCCGAGTGTTTTAATTTGTGCTTTCCAGattcttcaccatcattGTGAAGTATAGAGATAAGGAGACTTAAAGTTAGAAGTGATAGTTGATTGATGACTCTTGGCGTCTGATCTCTGTTCGTTCATTTGAGACTTGAAAGCTAAACGATCAACACCGGGAAGGACAAGAtaaatgaagaaaggacGCATCCCACGCGCAATGTTTTGAAAACCAGCCCTGTGTCTCATGTATTATACACCATAGACAATAATCTTCTGCCCTTTTATTCAGGTAAGTACTGGGCCATGCGTCACCACCATTCTTATTTTTGTTTTTAATTTCTGATTGTCTCATTCTTGATCGATATCATCATAATCCTGGAGTCTGGTTAGCTCATTCCCAGTTACCAGTTACCAGCAGCTACCAGTTAGATACGTCGGGTGTCATGTACCATGTACATAATAAGGATGCGATATGCAATAATCGACTATGCGTTACACGCTACACAATATACAGTGCATAACATATTGGCACAACTAGCGATTACCGTCATCGCCCTCcgttctcttcttcctgccCGCCATGGGCTGGATGTTAGATAGTATCTTCTGATTCTGATATATCATGTAAGATATAAGATTGTTTGCGTCGAATATCGATTCACCCCTTTGTTTTCAACATTCATTAATGATCAGTGATAGCTCTGTCCTGCTGTCTGAGTTTTCAGTTTCCAGCAGTCAGCAATCAATCAGTAATAGTTAGTCACCAGTCATAAAGTCAGATAGTAATTGTGATGTTGTTCCTGTTTAGGGACATTGATAGTCGATAATCGACTATAGCCTTTCATCGATAGGGAAATAAAGAATAAATGGCCGAGCTCCGAGTGCCGAGCGTCCAGTATTGTAGCCGAGAGCCGAGTACATTTTATTATTAGAGGGTTCAGGGACTACGGGTTGAACCATCGAATCGACCATACCTCATACCACCGGAGACATTCCAGGTATTTTACCCTAATCAAATGAAAAACAAATGATCGGATAATAGATGTCCGCAGTACTCGATGCATTGCATAATCTCAAAGTCCTGTAGTCAATGCATACGGTTGTACTCCAATATCTATGCATGCTTGTTCTGTGGTTTTGCCTCTGCTTTCTGCTTTCTTATGGGATGGCTGATCATGATCTTGTTGAGTAATCCTGAGTACGTCCATTTTTCGATTGccgttcttctcttttttgccctccctccgcctcatttctcccttcttctactACCTAACCGTATTCTGTACATACTCTATATGACAGTGTACTGAAATACCTCGATGCTCTACTACATTCTATTCTCCATATAGCTTCGCACCCTCTGTGCACGGCGCATTTGCACTCCATGCTTGGCGCTTGGTGCGTGGTGCTTGCATTTGCATTGTAAATTGTAGTTAGTACTGTTTGCGAGACAAATGTAAGACCTTGGCAATTTATTTTGTTATTAGTGTGATAAAGAaacggagaaggaaaaagacgTTTTCTGTTAGGTATACAGTTTAAGGGAACGGTAGGTACAGTGCCAGGCACACATAATTATGGAATTAAATAGGGAAATAGGGAATTTAATTACGGTTATGACCTTTTAAGCTTTTTACAGCTGCATGTTCAGATTAATATGTTTCATTTTTAAGAATATTTAAGGGTCATtaaaaaggagaacttAATGTAAGAACCATTAAAAACGAAATCTGCCGGCTCGAGGTCTTCTCTTCACTCCCAATGGCAAACTTCCAACGAACTTCTGCAGCGCTTTGATCTTTTGCAGCGCCAGAGACATCTTCGCGTATGagcttctttccttcaacctTACCTGGTGGTTGGTAAGATATTATTTTCTTGCGCCTAAGAATATCACAGTTTTCGACCATGAATTTCCGTTCATCAACCTCCACTCTTTCGAGGAGTCCCTCTCTTTGGTTTTCCCGTATTTTCCCACACCATTCACGCTGGGTGCGAAATAGACAGTAACTGTCTGCCTCCTGGATCTCGGGGGATGTTGGAGGGTTTTGTAAACGACTTTATCGGCCGCGTGGTTGGCTGTGACTCTGGCGATCGGAGCGATAACGTGGTGTGACAGCAGCGAAGACCCACCATAAGGTGCGGGCAAGGTCGCTAGGGAACATCTTCTGGCTTCAAGGCTGAGCGGCACAGCATACTTGGCTGAGCGAAGGCTGCAGATCTCTTCTCAGGAGGCGTTGTCAAGAAGGATCTACTCTTCCTGGATATCTTGTGCGTGTGAGAAATGACCGTTGCAGGTGCCGTAAGTCTTGAGAAAGGTATAtgcggaggaggaaagcTTGTTATGGTGGAAGGAATTGAAGTTTGGAGACTTTCATGAGTCCTTTGTTGAACCCAATATGCGACACAGCGGCCAACACTACGCCTTGACTGGGCTAGCGCTCTCGTTAGGCCGAATAAATAGCCACAAACTTTGATTCAGCGGAAAGAATTTCCACGTTCCAGATTGTCAGTATGCTGCCATCTCTATTTATTGCCGTTCTTTCGTTACATATAGTGGGAGTGGACCAGATATAAGACGAATGAGGCACTGTGTGTTTCAGTTATATGGCTAGGCGAGGGGGCGATCAGCACTATACATAGGATTACATTATTGCCATATACTTACGTGCCGTACGTATTAATAGTTGTCTGAACATGGTCATCAAAGTCAACCTCCGTCCAGTTGCGTAGTCATTCCAGGTGCCGCGTTCCCCCCATAAATAAACAATAGATAATACAAGTCGGCCATCTGTGTTATTATGCTGTGTTGATTACGTCATTACCCTCCGCGGCGACTCGGTCGCGCACGTAGGTACGAGTAATCGTTCTCATCGTCCGTTTCCGTTGTCCACTGTATCTGTGTTTCCCCGTCCCCCTCTGTCTTTTCCCAGCTCAGTCCAGCATGTCTGTCTCATTCACAGATCCTGACCTCAAACCAACCTACGAGGCCCTCATTCAGGGCTCCGCCGCCTACGACTGGGTACTCTTCAATCAGCCAGGCAATGAGCTCAAGTTGCAAGCCACCGGAAATGGTCTGGAAGACCTCGAGGAAGAGTTCATGGATGGGCGGTTAGTGGATCGAATAGGGGCTGCAATGTACTAAGGCTAACACCCAATGTAGCATCCAGTACGCCTTCGCCAGGATCAGAGACCCCACTGTAAGTGAACAATCAGATTGGTATGATATGGCCCTTATTCTACACCACAGAGCAAACTCGACAAATTTGTGTTGATTTCCTGGTGTGGCGATGGCGTTCCTGAGTTCAAAAAGGGTCTCTATTGTGGGTGATATTGGATCCTGGACTGGAGTCTGAAGAACTAACGTCGCGTTATGCTGCACCAGTCACCCAGTCCGCTCAAGTACAGAACAAATTCCTCAAGGACGCCCATCTAGTGATTCAAGCCCGCTCTGAAGTGGGTAGATCGTATAAACCTTGtcggaggatgaagactCACCTTTTGCAGCTTGATGTTGCTCCTTCGCACATCCACAAGCGTATCCAAGAGTCGTCGGGGTCCAAATATTCCTCGTCGGCAGCAGCTGCTCCCGGTATCAACGCCGCATCATCTGTTAAGCCGGCTCCCAGTTACAGACCGAGCCAAGGCCTTGGAGGATCTCAAGGCAAGGTATGTCCAAAAGCAATTCGCGCGCTCCAGCTCCTCACGGCCAATAGCCCACAGCTGTCGCAACTCCCACGTCGACCTTTCGtgccccttctcctcaacaCGCACCAGCCGCTAATGCTGTAGCGCCTTCTCGTTTGCCAGCCACCCGTGAGGATAAACCCATAAACAGTGGCCTGAAGTCCTCCCCTACCACTGCAGCTTCCGGACCTGCCAAGACCTCCGCCTCTACCATTTCAGCTTCTGAACCTGCCAAGCCCGTCGCCGAAGACCGCATCACACCAGTAGGCACGGCCTACACGCCCATCAAACTTCAGCCGGGCAAGCTCACTGGTCGATGGAATCCTGGTGGTATccaagaggaaaggagcgaAGAGTCTCCTGTCAAGATCCCCAGTATCAAGGACAGGATGGCTGCATTCTCCGGTGGCCATGTGTCCACTCCCGTCCTTCCTCAACCCAGTGGCAATAAGCTAACTTGGTCCGCGAGACAGGCGGAAGCCAAGAAacagagagaggaagaggaaaaggagagtgCCGCTGGTAAGTTCCTCCCCTCATAGTTCGGATACAATCAAGCTAAGTCTTGTACAACAGCGTCCAACGATAAAGTGATATCTCCTGCCCCGACTGGCAGCCGGGCTATGCCCCCTGTACCTAGGCCGTCAATGCCTGTGACATCGAGCGACCTTTCTGCTGCAGCCCCCAGCCCGCCTTCTGCTTCCGCCACTATTAGTCCCCCATCTGCACCGGCAGCTCCAGTTCCTGATGCCTCAGCTATGCCTTCTGTGATTAGGAGTTCGGTACCACCTCGCGCTGCTTCTCCCGACTCGGACGAGGAAAAAtcggatgacgatgactgGGGGGCTCCCCcgcctccccctcctcctgtaCCCTTCAAACCCGAACCTGTCACGGAGATTGAGCCGGACGCACCTGTTGCTGCACAgcctccccctccccctccccctccaccccctcctcctcctccggcCGCGCCTGCTCAACCTGCCAACTCTTCAGACCCTGTGTGTTTTCATTTTATCATTATGTTGCCCCATGAGAAAACGTCTGATATCTTTTGTAGCAAGTTGACGAGCTTGAGCGGCTCAAGCAGGATCTCACTTTGGTGGAAACTCCTATTACTGGCCCTCCTCCGCCCATTCCCGAGGCGTCTCGACCTAGGACAATTGAGCCCGCTTCGGAGCCTTCTCCGGCAGGTAAAAGAGCGAAGGTCCTGTACGACTATGATGTAAGTTTCGAGCTCTAGGCATAGAACATTACAACATCCAGCTGACGACGTCTTGGTACAGGCTGCTGAGGACGTGAGTTTCAAAGTCAAAAGGCCAATACAGAGAAACAATTGTCACTAACTATCCTTTAGAATGAACTTTCTCTGAGGGAAGACGATATTATTACTCAGATTGAGCAGTTGGACGAAGGTGAGAGACATATATCTGGTTTCATTCTAGAGTACTCATACCTCAGTATAGGTTGGTGGTCCGGGACAAATGCTGATGGTCAATCGGGCCTCTTCCCTGCCAACTATTGTGAACTTATTGAGGACGACAGCGCTCCAGCCGCGAATCCCCAATACCAAGTTGAGCCCGAGGCCGAATTGGAGACAGAACCTACTATAATTGATGCCTCGCCCCCATCTCCACCCCCgccacctccaccccctccacctcctgcctcctcttcctacGCCAAAGACACCGTGATGATTGCTGCGTACGAGTAAGTCCTGACTTTCCACGAAAAATGCTGTGCACTAATGTATGGCTAGTTACGACGCGAGCGAAGATAACGAGTTATCTTTCAAGGAGGGTGATCAGATTACAGACATTGAAAAGATTGATCCTGATTGGTGGCAAGGGAAATGCAACGGGCAGGAAGGTCTTTTCCCTGGTGAGCAGCCTGTACTTTGCAGCTATCATAGATTGAATGCTTACTGCGACATACCATCGTAGCGGCATATGTTGTGTCGCCTGACGAGTATCCTCCTCAAGACTAGACGCGGAATAAGCGAATCAATTAAATTCTACTACACATATGACTTAGAAACATCTGATGAATTGAGTCGATGGATTGAATCCTGCTTAAGTGTAGTTACTGGTTGAAAATGCCACAGAACATTCACATCTACACGTTAGTCATAGTATCATAGTGAAAAATGAACAGCGCCGGAATGTCACAAGAGGAAATAAAGGCTGCATGATATGAAGTGATTGCTGACTACGCCGCCAAAACCCTCAAAACTTCTCACTATACTGAGTCATGACCTGACTACAGAAGATgctactgctgctgctattgctgctgctgctgttgttgtaaTTGTAATTGTAACTGcagttgctgctgttgttgatgctgaggagagaaaagtCCCTGCGAATATCCGCCACCACCCACATGTCCCTGGACCAGACCACTACCGGCTGTGCCACCCATTCCTCCACCAATCACACTTCCTACAGCGCCTACACCACCAAAAGACGAACCTATCCCGCCGAATGAAGGTTGTCTCTGACCAAGAACATTCACTCCCGCACCGGGGGAAAGCGATAATCCGGGTGGCGGACCTGGCCTTTCTGCGACTGTTGGCATACTTCCTGGCGCACCCCAACTTGGCGCGGGCGTCGGATCTCCAGATCCCCATATGGACGGGGAAGCGGACCATCGACCCGACCCGGGTGCGGCAGTGGGCATGTCCCAAGATGTTGTCGGTCTACGTTGCTGGGGTTGAACAATTTCATCGTCAGCTCCGAGAGCAGCTGAACCTAGAACTCGATCAGGCGGAGGAGGTGATGTGGAGCGGAGAACGTTCGGTCCTGATGTCTGTCCATCTGAAAATGATGGACGTCCGATTGGGCCCAGATTAGGGGGTGCGATGGGTGCAGGCGGAGTAGGGCGGTAATCGTCAGGTGTAACCGACCCAGAGATGAGAG
The genomic region above belongs to Cryptococcus neoformans var. neoformans JEC21 chromosome 4 sequence and contains:
- a CDS encoding delayed-type hypersensitivity antigen - related, whose protein sequence is MFSSTIATLLFGTLFSLPVIFADTPYLGCVLTTAANGAASVSSRQSDSATCVSSCGNSNYPYAFWVGAIVLGNNCYCVSEANYISAANYVVPTGSSTACVAIVQAASYATSSTFSYENCYAPSGLVSGVINTVTGVLGTTVSSPRACFELCAGTSDAYFTPYLLGGNTLSPRYGCSCGDETVVSGSPSYCGLGSFYAYSHPAAAAASSLPRRKRAIERIQAQKRSEMIRERQWDCPTGMSACNVDGVTNSWECVDPTSDIESCGGCTYGEYSASGNASESTGVDCTALPGVLRGSVTCSGSRCEAFACKRGWTLRNGECTKSVTLQL
- a CDS encoding expressed protein; its protein translation is MAAPPPEVYLAEGFDPSTLRVPQLRSVLLAHGKGYPSRFTKAELVQEFITHITSQAPDLRSAAANVQPSNKGIISVSDNGDETPAVPIKRPRKSRRVAAEPVSAQADEAEPGMVIEVEPDRPEPPIKKMRPKAKNVVVELEQSPAKRKSRMGKQPIIQVENADRETEAELKVGPTIELPTSSRRTTGGRASGTPGPSAFATEAPSSSLGTEKFRTPNAARTTSQPHSTRKSESTAKSMDHVQKESEKEDEMWQISKARASRRSDGEQSSFSDFNPFQSGSEEAAERERRRRKSSIGLGSSNKLKTTKPRSSEPVPAYVTTPPGILRRVGPSRDNIRTPLSDVKRAMHSGSDLDAAVAYNQEVQEKLNRISASHTRDGRDETEVTIHSSISSFHGPKSLAKRVNDQINQTVPAPRATLPLSVLFLLLLTFISNFQKQSSSIGFCDTGLNTNEIALHRQASRSEAEACLLDKAKLDMVDKDAATKIVCDTTNLPLIPFLPVPTGCTACPAHAQCSHGEIVSCAPEYKLVTHPMSFLSPLANGFPGIGPRPFPPACRPDTAKKRLIGALAKAVEKSLAQHRGDIICQSLSLDQGEVERYGVDEEELRERFSGQKNSKLAREAFDELFSAAIKDLVEHEDLVVFIDVENDKTSYAAARTELTLACRAKLEATDLLHRWKSQLGSTAAVLLAIAYIRSEVNRRKQEKYRAEELVQVALKRLQDQEQLHYTDPVTNPQPFIPRDQLRDLVMPHTGSTASRLRLWARVLDMVERNANVAVRDQELKGEIWKTWEWAGVGERHVTWEQ
- a CDS encoding septin ring protein, putative, translated to MTSLVSSPPEGIAAASYVGFDSITRQIEHKLLKRGFQFNVMVVGQTGLGKSTLINTLFASHLIESKGRFEPDIVPRQTTEIAAQSHVIVENGVRLKLNIIDTPGYGDNVNNEGCWDPIIKYIKDQHSAYLRKELTAMRDRFIPDTRIHCCLFFINPTGHTLKPIDIVVLKKLTEVVNVVPVIAKSDSLTLEERTLFKQRILAEMHHNQIRMFPFDSDELDEEELQLNERVREMLPFAVVGSERSVIIDGKPVRGRKNRWGVINVEDERHCEFVYLRNFLTRTHLQDLIETTAQVHYETFRSKQLLALKESSAKAQQASASTA